The following coding sequences lie in one Cannabis sativa cultivar Pink pepper isolate KNU-18-1 chromosome 5, ASM2916894v1, whole genome shotgun sequence genomic window:
- the LOC115716293 gene encoding 21 kDa protein: MKFSGLAHAFLAAVFVFQYSCNQTTPISATKTTPTIFPNPTYFSYIKTSCNVTIYPKLCYESLSVFAQSIKTNPKLLASTALNVSLTATKTTSVIINRLSRTRGLSPMEVAAVQDCVELIGDSLEELEKSVCQMGQLGDYDFGAQISDIQTWISAALTDDGTCVDGFSEGGKYGDGNGNAKVIVRRHVLKVSHLTSNALALLNNYASLVQASLLH; this comes from the coding sequence ATGAAATTCTCAGGCTTAGCACATGCTTTCTTAGCAGCTGTGTTTGTTTTCCAATATTCATGTAACCAAACAACTCCAATCTCAGCCACAAAAACAACACCAACAATATTCCCAAACCCAACATACTTTAGCTACATAAAAACATCATGTAACGTTACAATCTATCCCAAATTGTGTTACGAATCTCTCTCTGTTTTTGCACAGAGTATCAAAACCAACCCCAAACTCTTAGCCTCCACAGCCCTAAACGTGTCCCTTACAGCCACAAAAACGACGTCGGTTATCATCAACAGGTTGTCTAGGACACGTGGCTTGAGTCCCATGGAGGTTGCAGCTGTTCAGGACTGCGTGGAATTGATTGGTGACTCGTTGGAGGAGCTGGAAAAGTCAGTTTGCCAAATGGGTCAACTGGGAGACTATGATTTTGGGGCTCAGATTAGTGATATTCAGACTTGGATTAGTGCTGCTTTGACTGATGATGGCACTTGTGTTGATGGTTTTTCTGAGGGTGGGAAATATGGTGATGGTAATGGTAATGCCAAGGTCATTGTACGGAGGCATGTGCTTAAAGTTTCTCATCTTACTAGTAATGCTCTGGCTCTGCTCAATAACTATGCCTCATTAGTTCAAGCATCCTTGTTGCATTAA
- the LOC115716295 gene encoding 21 kDa protein: MANYYCSSKKPTMVIIIFIVMIIQSYVMVATGLLSNEPMDSNTEFIRTSCGATTYPDLCFTTLSSHAFEIQSNPQLLAGAALSETLKTVRLTSAAMSKLAKSQGLTVREAAALKDCVEELGDSVDELQRSVGEMGKKDVNFEMQMSDIETWVSAALTDEDTCVDGFSGNGMNGSVKTTVRENIVNVAHMTSNALALVNHYAILHS, encoded by the coding sequence ATGGctaattattattgttcatcTAAAAAGCCAACAATGGTAATCATCATATTCATAGTGATGATTATTCAAAGCTATGTAATGGTAGCCACAGGCTTATTATCAAACGAACCCATGGATTCCAACACAGAATTTATCAGGACCTCATGTGGTGCCACAACATACCCTGACCTCTGTTTCACCACACTCTCAAGCCACGCTTTTGAAATCCAGAGCAACCCTCAGCTGTTGGCAGGGGCAGCTCTCTCGGAGACTCTCAAAACGGTGCGTTTAACATCAGCAGCCATGTCAAAACTGGCCAAATCCCAAGGCTTGACTGTTAGAGAAGCTGCAGCCTTAAAGGATTGTGTTGAGGAGCTTGGGGACTCTGTGGATGAGCTTCAGAGATCTGTTGGTGAAATGGGTAAGAAAGATGTCAACTTTGAGATGCAAATGAGTGATATTGAGACTTGGGTTAGTGCTGCTTTGACTGATGAAGATACTTGTGTTGATGGCTTCTCTGGGAATGGTATGAATGGAAGTGTCAAAACCACTGTGAGGGAAAACATTGTTAATGTTGCTCATATGACTAGCAATGCTTTAGCTCTAGTTAATCACTATGCTATTCTTCATTCTTAG